A genome region from Micromonospora inyonensis includes the following:
- a CDS encoding glycosyl hydrolase, translating to MKPPVPHRPLVLAAATALAVLVGGLAVSVTTPAEAATVGRGSYTTDPVGPLPAGCGQMSTNPRQFVTTNAPTGPVPTNDWWSSLLWKKTNCAFSEPLHAHPISFNTLIDGLGFSATSTPTITGTATGVGEFKYPYQEDIRVGVAGLAAPNVKVDGWTDWTVSPYWTDGARTLRATIGHGLPFAYLQTGGGDAVVNVTGGSPTVWSHSGGTIGFTVRGHDYVAYAPTGATWTVSGTRISSNLAGRGYFSLALLPQTSDSTARASLAATYGQVAHAHVTGTRVSYTYDQATSTVRTTYAFTTTAREGSANRTVVSLYPHHWKSLTGSTPIAQTYPSARGRMRVLTGVTQFQTSMRFQGVLPELPAVATGSGTDLTTLRNHLAAVRANPMDRRGNDTYWTGKGLGRAARIAEIADLVGDTETRTAALNAIRSTLTDWFTASTGKTERVFYYDRNWGTLIGYPASYGSDQELNDHHFHYGYYIAAAATLAKFDPTWARDDQYGGMVDLLIRDANNYVRSDTRFPYLRDFDIYAGHDWASGHGSFASGNNQESSSEGMNFANALIQWGQATGDAAVRDAGIWMYTTQAAAINEYWFDVDNENFPAAFGHSTVGMVWGDGGAYATWFSADPEMIQGINMLPVTGGHLYMGYRPAYNSTNYAELVRNNGGEPTVWQDILWQFLALGDPDAALAKLRANPGYTPEEGESRAHTFHWVRNLAALGNVDRAVTADHPLAAVFVRNGARTYVASNITSSPITVRFSNGTSLAVPAGKTATTGAYTWSGGNAGGGADPSPTPTTTPTATPTATPTPTGAPDSPIRYLLAGGGLAGAGTSATATVAAANGNYDGRPNNALVFTATGLDLTYQSGTGSFDLFLDAGSAVGNGVQLRASYDLTGDGTWDRVETYRYFATDPVPGYEHYTQNQGLLTATGAHGNLRNGTVKLEVWSAIGNSPTTLGVGNQSVLRLPHA from the coding sequence ATGAAACCTCCCGTCCCCCACCGCCCACTGGTGCTGGCCGCCGCGACAGCCCTGGCCGTCCTCGTCGGCGGCCTGGCTGTCAGCGTCACCACCCCCGCCGAGGCCGCAACCGTCGGCCGGGGCAGCTACACCACCGATCCGGTCGGCCCCCTGCCCGCCGGCTGTGGGCAGATGTCCACCAACCCCCGCCAGTTCGTCACCACCAACGCCCCCACCGGCCCGGTGCCCACCAACGACTGGTGGTCGTCGCTGCTGTGGAAGAAGACCAACTGCGCGTTCAGCGAGCCGCTGCACGCACACCCGATCTCGTTCAACACGCTCATAGACGGCCTCGGCTTCTCGGCCACCTCCACCCCCACCATCACCGGCACCGCGACCGGCGTCGGCGAGTTCAAGTACCCGTATCAGGAGGACATCCGGGTCGGGGTCGCCGGGCTCGCCGCACCGAACGTCAAGGTCGACGGCTGGACCGACTGGACGGTCAGCCCGTACTGGACCGACGGCGCGCGCACCCTGCGGGCCACCATCGGCCACGGCCTGCCCTTCGCCTACCTCCAGACCGGCGGCGGTGACGCGGTGGTCAACGTGACCGGCGGCAGCCCCACCGTCTGGTCGCACAGCGGCGGCACCATCGGCTTCACCGTCCGCGGCCACGACTACGTCGCGTACGCCCCGACCGGTGCGACCTGGACGGTCAGCGGCACCCGCATCTCGTCCAACCTGGCCGGCCGGGGCTACTTCTCGCTCGCCCTGCTGCCGCAGACCTCCGACTCGACGGCCCGTGCCTCGCTGGCCGCCACCTACGGCCAGGTCGCGCACGCCCACGTCACCGGCACCCGTGTCTCCTACACGTACGACCAGGCCACCAGCACGGTCCGGACGACGTACGCCTTCACCACCACCGCCCGCGAGGGCAGCGCCAACCGCACCGTGGTCAGCCTCTACCCGCACCACTGGAAGTCGCTGACCGGGTCCACCCCGATCGCCCAGACCTACCCGTCGGCCCGGGGCCGGATGAGGGTGCTCACCGGCGTCACCCAGTTCCAGACCTCGATGCGCTTCCAGGGGGTGCTGCCCGAACTGCCCGCCGTCGCCACCGGCAGCGGCACGGACCTGACCACCCTGCGCAACCACCTCGCCGCCGTCCGGGCGAACCCGATGGACCGGCGCGGCAACGACACCTACTGGACCGGCAAGGGCCTCGGCCGGGCCGCCCGGATCGCCGAGATCGCCGACCTGGTCGGCGACACGGAGACCCGCACCGCCGCGCTGAACGCCATCCGCTCCACCCTCACCGACTGGTTCACCGCCTCGACGGGCAAGACCGAGCGGGTCTTCTACTACGACCGGAACTGGGGCACGCTGATCGGCTACCCGGCGTCGTACGGATCCGACCAGGAACTCAACGACCACCACTTCCACTACGGGTACTACATAGCCGCCGCCGCAACGCTGGCCAAGTTCGACCCGACCTGGGCCCGCGACGACCAGTACGGCGGCATGGTCGACCTGCTGATCCGGGACGCCAACAACTACGTGCGCAGCGACACCCGCTTCCCGTACCTGCGTGACTTCGACATCTACGCCGGCCACGACTGGGCCTCCGGGCACGGCTCGTTCGCCTCCGGCAACAACCAGGAGTCCTCGTCGGAGGGCATGAACTTCGCCAACGCGCTGATCCAGTGGGGTCAGGCCACCGGCGACGCGGCCGTCCGGGACGCCGGCATCTGGATGTACACCACCCAGGCGGCGGCGATCAACGAGTACTGGTTCGACGTGGACAACGAGAACTTCCCCGCCGCGTTCGGCCACTCCACGGTCGGCATGGTGTGGGGCGACGGCGGCGCGTACGCCACCTGGTTCAGCGCCGATCCGGAGATGATCCAGGGCATCAACATGCTGCCGGTCACCGGTGGCCACCTGTACATGGGTTACCGGCCCGCGTACAACTCGACGAACTACGCGGAACTGGTCCGCAACAACGGCGGCGAGCCGACGGTGTGGCAGGACATCCTGTGGCAGTTCCTCGCCCTCGGCGACCCGGACGCGGCCCTGGCCAAGCTCCGCGCCAATCCCGGCTACACCCCCGAGGAGGGCGAGAGCCGGGCGCACACCTTCCACTGGGTACGCAACCTCGCCGCGCTGGGCAACGTCGACCGGGCGGTGACGGCGGACCACCCGCTGGCGGCGGTGTTCGTCCGTAACGGTGCCCGCACCTACGTGGCGAGCAACATCACGTCGTCGCCGATCACCGTCCGGTTCTCGAACGGGACCAGCCTCGCGGTGCCGGCGGGCAAGACGGCCACCACCGGGGCGTACACCTGGAGCGGTGGCAACGCGGGCGGCGGGGCGGACCCGAGCCCCACGCCGACCACGACGCCCACCGCGACGCCCACGGCCACCCCGACCCCGACCGGCGCGCCCGACTCCCCGATCCGCTACCTGCTCGCCGGGGGCGGTCTCGCGGGTGCCGGCACCTCGGCCACCGCCACGGTGGCCGCCGCCAACGGCAACTACGACGGCCGGCCGAACAACGCCCTGGTCTTCACCGCGACCGGCCTCGACCTCACCTACCAGAGTGGCACCGGCAGCTTCGACCTCTTCCTCGACGCCGGCTCGGCGGTCGGCAACGGCGTGCAACTGCGCGCCTCGTACGACCTGACCGGTGACGGCACCTGGGACCGGGTGGAGACCTACCGCTACTTCGCCACCGACCCGGTCCCCGGGTACGAGCACTACACCCAGAACCAGGGCCTCCTGACGGCCACCGGCGCGCACGGCAACCTGCGCAACGGCACCGTCAAGCTGGAGGTCTGGTCGGCCATCGGCAACAGCCCGACCACCCTCGGCGTGGGCAACCAGTCGGTCCTCCGGCTTCCCCACGCCTGA
- a CDS encoding tRNA adenosine deaminase-associated protein: MSYFAAAAVRDSDGWTAAEVNLRGVTDLDEVAERLRDVEPDAGLSLLFVEADDAYLVVLRLDEGEDLRVFGSDSAYAEESRLGSVLVGDLKAPDLDDVGDVRRTAGGGAETDQPAVDPEADPVGDADLLADLGIPAQRLIALCTREGMLPADVTAEVCQVLGCFDEVEELREV; this comes from the coding sequence GTGTCGTACTTCGCCGCGGCCGCGGTACGGGACTCGGACGGCTGGACCGCCGCCGAGGTGAACCTTCGGGGTGTCACGGATCTCGACGAGGTGGCCGAGCGCCTCCGGGACGTCGAGCCCGACGCCGGCCTGTCCCTGCTCTTCGTCGAGGCCGACGACGCGTACCTGGTGGTGCTGCGCCTGGACGAGGGGGAGGACCTGAGGGTCTTCGGCTCCGACTCGGCGTACGCCGAGGAGTCCCGGCTCGGGTCGGTGCTGGTCGGCGACCTCAAGGCACCCGACCTGGACGACGTCGGCGACGTACGGCGGACGGCCGGCGGTGGCGCGGAGACCGACCAGCCGGCGGTCGACCCCGAGGCCGATCCGGTCGGGGACGCCGACCTCCTCGCCGACCTGGGTATCCCCGCGCAGCGGTTGATCGCCCTCTGCACCCGGGAGGGCATGCTCCCCGCCGACGTCACCGCCGAGGTGTGCCAGGTGCTCGGCTGCTTCGACGAGGTCGAGGAGCTGCGCGAGGTGTGA
- a CDS encoding M23 family metallopeptidase codes for MLPRLIGCGPTRPVLLLLVPLLVAGCATTRPGAAPPTSAPAGSWSPTGPATPAQPEATGSPSARPAPSRTGLRYVFPVRSRKVGYHPTHSAYPGTDIFADCGEPVVAVTDGEILEVSRVDRFDPKGPRGPYNGGLSVSLLGDDGVRYYGSHLSVVADGVDAGVRVRAGQQLGLVGRTGNANNVCHLHFGISPPCPDRDGWWIRRGVVWPARYLDAWRRGVDREPAAEVRAWHRKHGCPSAPTSAN; via the coding sequence GTGCTGCCGCGACTGATCGGGTGTGGGCCCACGCGGCCGGTCCTGCTGCTGCTCGTACCGCTGCTGGTGGCCGGGTGTGCGACCACCCGGCCGGGGGCGGCTCCGCCGACGTCCGCGCCGGCCGGGTCGTGGTCGCCGACCGGGCCCGCCACGCCGGCGCAGCCGGAGGCGACCGGGTCGCCGAGCGCCCGTCCCGCGCCGTCGCGCACCGGCCTGCGGTACGTCTTCCCGGTACGGTCGCGCAAGGTCGGCTACCACCCGACCCACTCGGCGTACCCGGGCACGGACATCTTCGCCGACTGCGGCGAGCCGGTGGTCGCGGTGACCGACGGCGAGATCCTCGAGGTGAGCCGGGTGGACCGCTTCGACCCGAAGGGGCCGAGGGGGCCGTACAACGGCGGGCTCTCCGTCTCGCTGCTCGGCGACGACGGCGTGCGGTACTACGGCTCCCACCTGAGCGTGGTGGCCGACGGGGTGGACGCGGGGGTCCGCGTCCGGGCCGGGCAGCAGCTCGGTCTGGTGGGACGGACGGGTAACGCGAACAACGTCTGTCACCTGCACTTCGGCATCTCGCCGCCCTGCCCGGACCGGGACGGTTGGTGGATCCGGCGGGGCGTGGTCTGGCCGGCGCGCTATCTCGACGCCTGGCGGCGTGGGGTGGACCGGGAGCCCGCCGCCGAGGTGCGCGCCTGGCACCGCAAGCACGGCTGCCCATCCGCCCCCACCTCGGCGAACTGA
- a CDS encoding nucleoside deaminase translates to MRRALTVAVTGPDTPTATPAGPDDVPVGAVLYGPDGAEVAVGRNERELTGDPTAHAEVLALRRGAQRLGRWRLDGCTLVVTLEPCTMCAGALVLARVSTVVFGAWEPKTGAAGSLWDVLRDRRLNHRPEVYGGVLETESAALLRAFFR, encoded by the coding sequence ATGCGCCGCGCCCTGACGGTCGCCGTCACCGGCCCGGACACCCCGACCGCGACTCCCGCCGGCCCGGACGACGTTCCGGTCGGTGCGGTGCTCTACGGGCCGGACGGGGCCGAGGTGGCCGTCGGGCGCAACGAGCGGGAACTGACCGGCGACCCGACCGCGCACGCCGAGGTGCTGGCCCTGCGTCGGGGGGCGCAGCGGCTCGGGCGCTGGCGACTGGACGGCTGCACGCTGGTGGTGACCCTGGAACCCTGCACGATGTGCGCGGGCGCGCTGGTGCTGGCCCGGGTGTCGACGGTGGTGTTCGGGGCCTGGGAGCCGAAGACCGGGGCGGCCGGCTCGCTCTGGGACGTGCTGCGCGACCGCCGGCTCAACCACCGTCCCGAGGTGTACGGCGGCGTCCTCGAGACGGAGTCCGCCGCCCTGCTGCGCGCCTTCTTCCGCTGA